A stretch of the Tolypothrix sp. NIES-4075 genome encodes the following:
- a CDS encoding glycosyltransferase family 4 protein produces MKIAVIGAKGLPPKQGGIEHYCAEVYPRMVAQGHSVDLFARSSYTDCSWVENYDYKGVRVISLPGGHIRGVDAFITSGLGAIAATGKKYDIVHFHALGPSLFTCLPNIATSAKVVVTCQGLDWQRAKWGSFSTRLIQLGEKAAVRFADGFIVVSDALKKYFWQTYNRETIYIPNAPASYADSDPNFKYGTDLGLERGRYIVFLGRLVPEKCPDLLVEAFSALKPKGWKLVLAGGVSDTKTFTANLLEKVASDRNIVFAGELRGSRLAEIVRGAGLFVLPSDLEGLPLAMLEAMREGIPVLASDIPPHQQLINNGRGMLFEAGNVKSCIKSLDWAVNHPQELAVMAKNAQKHIQNNYSWDRITSETLKLYTTLLKSPAPVEVGISQRESELAEVIGKK; encoded by the coding sequence ATGAAAATTGCTGTAATTGGTGCAAAAGGTCTACCTCCGAAACAAGGTGGTATAGAACATTACTGTGCAGAAGTGTATCCCCGCATGGTTGCACAAGGACACAGTGTCGATTTATTTGCCCGCTCTTCTTACACTGACTGTTCCTGGGTTGAGAATTATGACTACAAAGGCGTGCGAGTTATTTCTCTACCAGGCGGACACATAAGAGGAGTAGATGCATTTATTACCTCAGGACTGGGAGCGATCGCCGCCACTGGCAAAAAATATGATATCGTTCATTTCCATGCTTTAGGTCCATCTTTATTTACTTGCTTACCCAACATCGCTACATCTGCAAAAGTAGTTGTCACCTGTCAGGGGTTAGATTGGCAACGTGCCAAATGGGGTAGTTTTTCAACTCGGCTGATTCAACTGGGTGAAAAAGCCGCAGTCCGTTTCGCCGACGGCTTTATAGTTGTATCAGACGCACTGAAAAAGTACTTTTGGCAAACTTACAATCGCGAAACAATATACATCCCCAACGCCCCTGCGAGTTACGCTGATTCTGACCCCAATTTTAAATACGGCACTGATTTGGGTTTGGAACGAGGACGCTATATTGTATTTTTGGGCAGACTTGTACCCGAAAAGTGTCCCGACTTGCTGGTTGAAGCCTTTTCTGCCCTCAAACCAAAAGGGTGGAAATTAGTATTAGCAGGTGGTGTCAGCGATACCAAAACCTTCACCGCCAATTTATTAGAAAAAGTAGCAAGCGATCGCAATATCGTATTTGCTGGAGAACTCAGAGGTTCTCGACTCGCAGAAATTGTCCGGGGTGCTGGATTATTTGTTCTGCCTTCTGACTTAGAAGGACTACCTTTAGCAATGCTAGAAGCAATGCGCGAAGGTATTCCCGTACTAGCAAGCGACATTCCACCCCATCAACAATTAATTAATAACGGACGGGGAATGCTTTTTGAAGCTGGAAACGTTAAATCCTGCATTAAATCTTTAGATTGGGCAGTTAATCACCCCCAAGAACTCGCAGTAATGGCTAAAAATGCCCAAAAGCACATACAAAACAACTATAGCTGGGATCGCATTACCTCTGAAACCTTAAAATTATACACGACACTGTTGAAATCGCCTGCACCAGTTGAAGTGGGTATTTCGCAGCGTGAAAGCGAGCTGGCTGAGGTAATCGGCAAAAAATAA